The proteins below are encoded in one region of Flavobacteriales bacterium:
- a CDS encoding AsnC family transcriptional regulator, with protein MTEYKLDDQDKIIISHLQKDGRKSYKDIADEMGVSNVSVHNRYKRLIKENILHIVGWANPKDLDLNCHALVLLNIDTSKHLENAINSLAKLKWVDMVCVTAGKFILEVEILCRDNEHLFDIVNESIMSLDGITDTHITPYLEVYFDDEDNTGTSVPVFRGLDATDNKNKKLDETHLKLIDQIQADGRKSFKDIAKAINVSVNTIRSRVEYLINHNIITVYAWVQPKYLGFGSFCRVLIFLKSTDHLQQVVRDLAQIKYVRYIASSSERHQIEITMLCEDNFHMQQVRVNDIHGIEGVVDTEVITYLKVLVHNGRDVRIK; from the coding sequence ATGACTGAGTATAAATTAGACGATCAAGACAAGATTATAATAAGCCATTTACAAAAGGATGGTAGAAAGTCTTATAAAGATATAGCCGATGAGATGGGCGTTTCGAACGTATCTGTTCACAATCGATATAAAAGATTAATTAAGGAAAATATTCTGCACATTGTAGGATGGGCTAACCCTAAAGATCTTGATCTAAATTGCCATGCACTTGTATTGCTAAATATTGATACCAGCAAACATCTCGAAAACGCAATAAACTCTTTGGCCAAACTTAAATGGGTGGACATGGTTTGCGTTACTGCTGGTAAATTTATTCTAGAGGTGGAAATATTATGTCGCGACAACGAACATTTATTCGACATTGTAAATGAGTCTATAATGAGCCTCGACGGGATAACAGATACACATATAACACCTTACCTTGAGGTGTATTTTGACGATGAAGATAATACGGGGACGTCCGTTCCTGTTTTCAGGGGTCTCGACGCGACCGATAACAAGAACAAGAAATTAGATGAAACGCATTTAAAACTGATTGATCAGATACAAGCGGATGGGCGTAAATCTTTCAAGGATATTGCCAAAGCAATAAATGTATCTGTAAACACAATACGATCTAGAGTTGAATACCTGATTAATCATAACATCATTACTGTTTATGCTTGGGTGCAGCCTAAATACCTTGGATTTGGAAGTTTCTGCAGAGTACTAATCTTTCTAAAATCAACTGACCACCTTCAACAAGTAGTCCGTGATTTAGCCCAAATTAAGTACGTGAGATATATCGCTTCATCGTCAGAGAGGCATCAAATTGAAATAACAATGCTCTGTGAGGACAACTTTCATATGCAACAAGTTAGAGTAAATGACATTCATGGTATTGAAGGAGTAGTCGACACAGAAGTTATTACGTATTTAAAAGTACTAGTTCATAATGGTCGTGATGTTAGAATTAAATAA
- a CDS encoding aryl-sulfate sulfotransferase: MKNALTSFLLLFCCQVFCSGQTLPIGFPTFQINNYGPTAKGDIFMTTGVAPQVDYHYVIDGVGNVIYYGLGDFRDLKMINDSQLCYFDMDKEKHFIIDTTFVIQDSIECGNGLTTDFHDIYFQNNGNPVLICNDEAIQDSVEFGGAMWYDVTERGYYIQEQDITTKQILFEWSTWDYYDPSENEHGPGFPLVWVDYIHANSITGTKDGNFLFSAKKMDEITKISRSDSSIIWRLGGPAGQFTFINDSVPFCSQHSVTELENGNILLYDNASISAHTPRVVEYEIDTALMTATPVWEQNNALVTYSPNRGNVQSLPNGNRLVSWGGVNTDSPNVTEFDSLGNKVFELYIDSGASGVAYTYRAFRFEWGDDLITFLKDHSTPLDFQSRNYPNPFDERTTIPFELNKEDHVTITVSNLEGILISTLLNTNLPRGQHQVVFNRQNLASGIYIYTISTTKSTVSNKMIIR, from the coding sequence ATGAAAAACGCTCTTACTTCATTTCTTTTATTATTCTGCTGCCAGGTATTCTGCTCTGGACAAACATTACCCATTGGCTTCCCTACATTCCAAATAAACAATTACGGACCTACAGCCAAAGGAGATATTTTCATGACAACCGGAGTGGCTCCCCAGGTAGATTACCATTATGTAATAGACGGCGTTGGCAATGTTATATACTACGGATTAGGTGACTTTAGAGATCTTAAGATGATTAACGATTCTCAATTATGCTACTTCGACATGGATAAAGAAAAGCACTTTATTATAGATACAACTTTCGTTATTCAAGATTCAATAGAGTGCGGAAATGGATTGACTACAGATTTCCACGATATATATTTTCAAAATAACGGCAATCCCGTCTTAATATGTAACGATGAAGCCATACAAGATTCGGTAGAGTTTGGAGGGGCAATGTGGTATGATGTTACTGAGAGAGGCTACTACATACAAGAACAAGACATAACGACTAAACAGATATTATTCGAATGGAGCACTTGGGATTATTATGATCCCTCAGAAAATGAACATGGGCCAGGCTTCCCTTTAGTATGGGTAGATTACATACATGCTAATTCCATCACAGGAACAAAAGATGGAAACTTTCTTTTTTCGGCAAAGAAAATGGATGAAATCACCAAAATTAGCCGATCAGACTCTAGTATTATTTGGAGACTAGGGGGCCCAGCTGGCCAATTCACCTTTATTAATGACTCGGTCCCATTTTGTTCTCAGCACAGCGTTACAGAACTCGAAAATGGAAACATCTTACTCTATGATAACGCAAGTATTTCTGCACATACCCCTCGTGTAGTTGAGTACGAAATAGATACAGCCTTAATGACTGCTACACCTGTTTGGGAACAGAATAATGCGTTGGTAACCTATTCTCCGAATAGAGGAAACGTACAATCCTTACCAAATGGCAATCGCTTAGTTAGTTGGGGTGGTGTTAATACAGATTCACCAAACGTAACAGAATTTGATTCGTTAGGAAACAAAGTTTTTGAATTATATATAGATAGTGGGGCGTCGGGAGTAGCTTATACCTACAGAGCATTTCGTTTTGAATGGGGAGATGACCTAATAACTTTTCTAAAGGATCACTCTACACCATTAGATTTCCAATCCCGGAATTACCCAAATCCTTTTGATGAACGAACAACTATCCCATTTGAGCTTAATAAAGAAGATCACGTTACGATAACAGTTTCAAATTTGGAAGGAATATTAATCTCAACCCTATTAAATACTAATTTACCTAGAGGCCAACATCAAGTAGTCTTTAATAGGCAAAACTTGGCATCGGGTATTTATATCTATACTATTTCCACTACCAAATCTACCGTGTCTAACAAAATGATTATTCGATAA